From the Edaphobacter bradus genome, the window CATACTGCTCGCCGCGGGAGCAGCGGTCGCTGACGGTGAGAACAACGGCGGGCGTATCGACAGGAAAAGGCACCTGCTTAGTCTACGACTTAGCTCCCCCATTTGGGTCAGACCCCGGGGGGCGGCAAAGATGAGAAAATATATGGATGACGCAAACTCGGGCGGGCAGCCCGGGTTAAGACTTTCGTACCCTTTAGCCAGGAAACTTTCGCGTCACGAAGCCGTCAGATCAACGAACCGATGCCAACACTCGAGACGCCTCCCAACCCCGCACCACCCTCCCCGCCTGTTAAGGTGCGTAGTTCCCGCTATGGCGACCTCGAAGAGCATGAGCTGATCCATCTTCTGGACACGCTGGACGATGAGCGCTCACGTGCAAGGTTCCGCGAGGCCGTCTACATCTCGATCATCATCTGGCTGGCAATTGCCTGGTTTGTGCTGTACGGCCCGCAGGTCATCTTCCACCAGCCCCGCCTGATCAATCCGGCCGACGTGTTGAGAGAGCGTGACAAGCAGCAACTGACCTATCTGGACATGCCGAACGATGTGTCCAAGGCGCTGCCGAAGAAGCCGAGCAACGTCATCAGCGATAAGGACCGCGTGCAGCAGACGGCGAAGCCGACGCTGGACAAGAAGACGCTTGAGCAGCTTCAGGCCATGCGCCGCGCGGGTGAGCCTTCTCCCGCGCCTTCAGCACCGGCTCCGCAGCCCGCGCAGCAGCAGTCGCAACAACAGGCTGAACAGCCGTCTGCGCCCCAGCCTTTGCCGCAGCATCCTCCACAACAGCAGCCGATAGTCGATGCACCGAGACCCGCTCCCACCAGGCCGAACTTCGGCAGCCAGACGCAATCCGCAGGCGACGCCATTCGACAGGCAGCCGAGCAGGCGGCGCGGAGCCGGGGTCAGGGCGGCGACTTCGGAGCCAATGCGCCGGTGGCCCATGGCGGGCTGAACACCGGTGTCGAGGTGCTGTCGGACACGATGGGCGTAGACTTCGCTCCGTATCTGCGACGGATCCTCGGCGACATCCGCAGGACGTGGGTTCCGCTCATCCCCGAGGAGGCGCGGCCTCCGTTGAACAAGCAGGGCGAGACGCTGATCCGCTTCACGATTCTCCCCGATGGCAGAATCGGCGAGATGCACCTTGAGGCCTCCACACACGACCAGGCGATCGACCGCGCGGCGTGGGGCGGCATCACCGGCGTCGGCCAGTTCCCTCCCCTGCCGAGCAACTTCAAGGGGCCGAACCTCGAGTTGCGCATCGCCTTCCTCGTCAACAAGAATCCGGAGTAGTCTCTGGATGCCTGACTCGACCCCTCAGTCTTCCTCACAGGACGAACAGCAGGAGCGCCGCCGCCAGCTTCGCGGGCTTATCTTTCTTGCAATGGCTGTGCTGGTGTTCAGTCTGCTGCGAGCGGGCATCCATCACGTCTTTACACCGGGCTGGTGGCGGGTATGGTGAAGCATCGATCGCATGGTCGCGATGAGGTCCCGCTGATAGTGCTGGTGGGCCCCACGGCGAGCGGAAAGACTGCGCTGGCGCTGCGGCTGGCCGAGGAGTTCGACGGCGAGATCGTAAGCTGCGACTCGGTTGCGGTGTACCGCGAGATGGAGATTGGCACGGCCAAGCCAACCCACGAAGAGCGCGCGATGGTGCCGCACCACATGATCGACGTAGCGTGGCCGGACGAGCCCGTAACGGCGGGCGACTACAGCCGTCAGGCCCGTGAGGCTCTGCGCGGAATCGCCGAGCGCGGGCATCTGCCGATCGTTGCGGGCGGCACGGGACTGTATCTGAGGGCGCTGATCGACGGACTCTTTCCTGCTCCGCCGCAAAAGCCAGGGCAGCGCGAGAGGCTGCGAGAGATTGCCGCGAAGCGAGGGCCGGCGTATCTGCACCGCATGTTGCGGCGGCTTGATCGAGCGGCCGCCGAGGCCATCCATGAAAACGATGTTCCGAAGGTCGTCCGCGCGATCGAAGTCTCGCTTGCCGCCGATGAGCCTCTAACGGAGCAGTGGCAGAAGGGACGCGATGAACTCAAGGGATACCGCATACTGCGGCTTGGGCTGAACCCTCCGCGGCAGCGGTTGTACGAGCGCATCAATCAGCGGGCGGCGGCGATGTTCGACCGCGGACTCGTCGAAGAGATAGAACGGCTCATCGAGCGCTACGGAGCCGAGTGCCGTTCGCTGGGATCGCTGGGATATGCCGAGGCCGCTCAAGTGTTGCGGCGCGAACTCAGCCGTGAAGACGCGGTCGCCAGGGCGCAGCAAGGCCACCGCAACTACGCCAAACGCCAGCTCACGTGGTTTCGGCGCGAGCGGGAGATGCACTGGCTGAACGGATGCGGAGGCGATGATGAGGTCCTTGCCGAAGCGCGCGCGCTGGTAGCGGCTCATCTCGACAAGGGCGAGCGTGATTTGGACTTGCGCGAGGCGACCGGTAGGTTACAGTAATGGCAACGGGAATGAGGTCTCCCATCAACCGCCCATCATCAGACCAAGATGGGAGACCAAGATGGGCTGATGACTTCTGCCAAATTGATTTCCATATGAGGAGAGGTTGAGGCAGATCATCATGACCTATCTCTGGATCGCTCTCGGCAGCGCACTCGGTGGGGTCCTGCGGTACGCAATCACCCGTGCCACCCTGAACATCGACAACGGTTTTCCTTACGGCACTGTACTGATCAATATCATCGGGTGCTTCGTCATCGGCTTCTTCGGCACGTTGACACTGCACGGTGACAGGTACTCTGTACCCGATCACATCCGCCTGTTCGTCATGGTAGGCATCTGCGGAGGCTTCACGACCTTCTCGTCTTTCAGCCTGCAGACGTTCGACCTGATGCGCTCCGGGGCATGGGGGCGAGCTCTGGCGAATGTTGTCGCGTCAGTCGTGCTCTGCTTTCTCTCGGTAGCGGCCGGGCACATGGCCGCGCATCGCGCGGTGGCACGCGAAGAGATCGCGCAGAACCGCGTTGAGGAGTACACCGGCTGACCTCGCTTCGGAATTTCATGGGAAAGGCCCATCCATCGTGGATGGGCCTTTCGCTTGCAAAATTGCTGCCGAGAAAGCTACGAGGGGTGCACGACCAGGTCGTCCGCCAGCTTGAAGCGGACGATGGACTCCGATGGGATGTCGAGATCGCGGTTGCCGGTGAGTCCGGCTGTCGCGGTGCCTGCGCCAGCGCCGGCCAGTCCACCGATCAACATACCGCTGCCGCCGCCGGCTACTCCGCCAAGCAACATGCCCAGCCCGGTGCCGCCGCCGATGAGGGCCGCAGAGCGCTTGCCCTTACCCTTCTTCGTGCGAGTCAGGTCAGAGGAGGCGATGGGGTAGCGAGTGCCGTTAAGCGTGAGCGACGTCAGACGAAGCTCGAGGATCGACGCGCCTTTGAAGCGGCCGCGGCTGTGGGATGCTTCGATCACGCCGCCCACAGGCGTTCCCTTGGGGATGATGACGCCGTTGCCTTCGCCGCGGAGGACGGGATCGACAACTTCACCGTCGAAACGGTCTCCTGCCCGGCTCGTCTTGACGCTGATGTGCTGATTGATGCGGATGGCGAGCGTCGTTCCCGCGGGAACCCTGACCTCAGCTGGAGCAACAACAGGTGCTCCACGAGGAACAGGGGCAACTGCGGGCTGAGAGACGGATGCGGTGGTGGGCTGCTCTGCAGGAGTTCCCGGAGCTACAGCCGGTGAATTTGCCGGAACTGTCGTGGCTGGGGTTACGGTGGTCGTGATGGCCCCGGTGGTCTGCCCGGGAGCCGGTGGCTGGATGGTGGTTGTGGTGACGTTGCCAGCTTTGTCAGCAGTGATGACCTGCTGGGGCTGTCCGGTTGCTGCTGCCACCTTCTTTGCCTGTTCGATGGCGGCGTCCTGTTTGGATTGGCATCCGGTAAACAGCGTAAGCGCAAGCCCTATGGCTGCGGCTGGTATCAGTCTGTGGGGAGGGATCATCGTACGAGCCTTTCTTGACTCAGAATTTGTGACTACATCGGCGCAGAAAAATGAGCTGATCCGCCTGCGCCTATATCTCTAGGATGCCACGTCGAAGCACGAGACTGCCTGCCGTGTGCGGGTTTACGATGGTTTCTATGACCACTTCAGCCGCAACCCGCCCGCAACTTGCACATCTTACAGCACAATTGAACGATCTCAGGCAACGCGGGACCTACTTTCGGCTTCGCGTTCTCGAAGATGAGCAGGGCCCCGTCTGCACGTACGACGGGAAAAAAGTCATCAATCTTGCGAGCAACAACTATCTCGGTCTGTGCGATCATCCGAAGCTGCGCGAGGCAGCCATCGCTGCGACGGAGAAGTTTGGCGTAGGCTCAGGCGCCGTGCGCACCATCGCCGGTACGATGCGCATCCACATGGAACTGGAGGAGAAGATCGCGGCCTTCAAGGGCGTGGAGGCCTGCGTGGTCTTCCAGTCGGGCTTCACGGCAAATGCAGGTACAGTCTCGAGCATTCTTGGCAAAGAAGACTTCATCATCTCCGATGAGCTGAATCACGCGAGCATCATCGATGGCGCGAGGCTCTCGCGCGCGAAGATCAAGGTCTTCCGCCATAAGGACGTCGCTCACGCAGAGGAGATCTTGAAAGAGATTCAGAACGAGCCCGGGCGAAAGCTCGTAATCACCGATGGAGTGTTCTCGATGGACGGCGACATCGGCCCGGTCGACAAACTCTGCGACGTGTGCGACAAGTACGGCGCGATCATGATGGTCGACGACGCGCACGCAAGCGGCGTTCTGGGACGCAATGGGCGCGGCTCAGTCGATCACTTCGGCTGCACGTCGCGCGTGGATGTGCAGGTAGGTACACTGTCGAAGGCGATCGGCGCGTTGGGCGGCTACGTCTGCGGCAGCCGCGACCTGATCGAATATCTGTATCACCGCGCGCGACCGTTCCTGTTCTCGACCTCGCATCCGCCTTCGGTCGCGGCGTCGTGCATCGCTGCCTTCGACCTGCTGGAGACGGAGCCTGAGCGCATCGAGCGGCTGTGGTCGAATACGCGCTACTTCAAGGAGCAGCTTACCGCGACTGGCTTCGACACTGGCGGGCGAACGACTCCTGCGAGCGAGACTCCGATTACACCGATCATCATCGGAGACGGACGCAAGACGATGGAGTTCAGCAAGACCCTGTTCGACGCCGGAGTGATGGCGACGGGAATCGCCTTCCCCACGGTTCCTGAGGGCAAGGCGCGCATTCGCACCATTATGACGAGCGAGCATAACCGCGAGCAGATCGATCGGGCACTCGAGACCCTGACGACCGTCGCGCGCAAAATGGCAATTCTCAACTAGCGCTCTCACGCCGAGGATGCTTGATGCCACGATGGCGTGAGTGGAAGGTGTAGAAGCAGTCCAGACAGCGCCAGGGATGGAGTCCCAGGCGTCGCGCGATGACGCGCTCGAAGAAGCTCTTGCGCGTAATGCGCGTTGTACGAAGCGAGCTGCACTGCTTGCAGACAACTCTACTATTTTCTGAAAGCATGGTGTGTTGCTTGCAGATTATAAGCAATTCTCTGCCTCTTGTAGTAGTAAATTCAGCAATTTAGAGGCAGGAGCAGAGATTTAGCGAGCGGCTGGGGAGCGGGGGTCGGTGCTCAGGTCGGCTCGGTAGCGCATGATCCAGGTGTCTCGGTGCTGGGTGAGTTCCTTTGCGACGCTATGCCAGGCGGTGCGCTGGCCTACGGACATGTTGGATTCGATGGGGTCGGGCTGGTCGAGTTGGGCGAAGTTTTTGAGGCGGGTGACGATGAGGATTCGGTCGGGGCTCTCGCCTACGGTAGTAGTGAAGACCTCGAACTCGATGAGGTTGGCCTTGCGGGCGGCGGGAAGCATGAAGTCGTGGACGGCTTTGAGGAAGGCGGCGGAGGTGCCGGGGCGGAGGCGGTACTCGGTGAAGTAGCTGGTGGGGTATTCGGCGTTGGAGGCGGTGGGAAGGGTCGAGAGGTCGCGGTGGAGGGCGATGGCGGACTCGTGGTTCGAGGCGATGGGCGGGACGCGGCGGGCGCTGAGAGCCTTGGCTTCTTCGGGGGTGAGGCCCTTGTCGGTGTACTTGCCCTGGTCGTAATGGATGAAGGAGGCGAAGGGCAGGACGGTGAAGTAGCGATCGGACTGGCCGAAGGTGGCGGTGGAGAAGATGAGGCAGGCGGGCGCTCCACCTTTGACGACGGCGGCGCAGTAGTCCTTCTGGGCGGATTCGAACTGGCCGGCGGTGCCGGAGTGGATGATGGTCTCTTCGAGGAGGGCATTGCTGATGTTGGATTGGGCGGCGAGAGGGATGGTCAGGGTGAGAAGTGCCAGGGCCAGTGGACGCATGAGGTTATGGTCGATGGTGGTTGGACTTCGGTCAAGAGATTCTTGAAGGGAGCGCCCTGCGAAGGGTTCGAGCTGGGGCACCCGGTTTCATGGCCCACCTAGTCTATTTGCCCTGAAGCTGGAGGGTCATTTTTGTGAGATCCATGAAGTTCCATCCGTCGATGAGTTTGCCATCCCGGCAGGTGATGAAGGACGAACCGCCGAGGGTGGTTTTCTTTCCACTGGCTGGGAAGCCTAGCGCGTCGCCGTTATGAGTCATCGTGCAGGTCCAGCGGATCGCCACGCGATCTCCTTCGGCAATCAGGTCGTCGATGTCGATGTGGATGCCGGAGAAGGCACCGTGGAACTGGCGATGGATGGTTTTGAAGTCTCCGGGGCCGTGGAGGACTGACTCGGGCTCGGGGAAGCCGTAGGCTTTGCCCTGTGGGTGGAAGAGTTCGTCGATAGTCGATTCCCTGCCCTGGTTCCAGACTTCTTCGAACCAGCGTCTTGCGAGGGCCTTGTTCGCCTGCTCTGACATGACAGCCTCCTCGGTGCGGGAAAGATTAGCACGGGGCTCCAACGAGCACACGAGATAGGGTATTGTAAGGCCACTGCCTTCTGGGCCCACTCGAGCGGTCCTTTTTCGATTTTCCGAAGGGCAAGCGCGACTCCATGCAGCAGGGTAAGAGAGCGCTTGAGGCGGAAACGCCAAACCTCCATGTGCGGACGAGAAGAATCAGCAGCGATTGAGCGAGTCAAGCCATGGCGCGGCAGGAACCCTCAATGCGGAAGACCCTACCTTGGATGCTGCGGTACGGTCTTGCAGTCGCGTCCGTTGCGACAGCACTCGGGGTAGCACTGCTCCTGCACCACTTTCAATTTCGTGGTCGGGAACTTTCGCTTTTCCTGTTTGCGGTAGCGATCACCGCCTGGAATGCCGGAGTGGGACCTGCAGTCGTGTCGATTGTGCTTTCGACCGCTTCCTTCGATTACTTCTTCGTGCCGCCCCTTTACAGCTTCTATTTCACTTTTTCCGATCTTCCGTCCCTTATCATTTTGGTGCTGATCGCGGCGCTCGTTACACGTTTTAGTTCCCTTCGGCACCGAGTCGAGGCAGACCTTCGTCAAGCTCGCGACGAGCTCCAAATTGAAGTAGAGGAACGAACCCAGCAGGCCAGCCTGCTCAATCTCACACATGACACCATTTTCGTCCGTGACATGAGTGACATCATTACGTACTGGAATCGAGGGGCTGAGGAGTTGTACGGGTGGACGGCAGAGGAGGCAATCGGGAAGAACAGTCACCAACTCCTGCAGACAGAATTTCCGATACCGATCGAGGACGTTCGCGCGGAGTTGCTGCGCACCCGCCGGTGGGAAGGCGAACTCCGGAAGACGAAAGCTAACGGGTTCAGGGTGGTGGTGGCAAGCCGATGGTCTCTGCGTCGAGACGAGCAGGGGCGTGCCGTTGCGATCCTGGAAACCAATAATGACATCAGCGATCGGAAGCGACGGGAAGAAGAGATTCGCCAGCTCAACGACGAGCTTGCGAAAAGAACCACCGACCTCGAAGCCATTAACAAGGAATTGGAGGCGTTTGCTTATTCCGTATCGCATGACCTGCGTGCGCCTCTTCGGCATGTGGCCGGATATACAGAGCTGCTTCAGAAGAATTCCTCGTCAGTCCTGGATGAAAAGAGCCACCGATATATGGCGACGATCCTGGAGGCGGCGAAAAAGATGGGCAACTTGATCGACGATCTCCTGGCCTTTTCGAGAATTGGACGCACGGAGACGCGCGAGACGACGGTCAGCCTGGAAGAACTTGTAAAGGAAGTTCTAGGCGAAGTGCAGGAGGAGACAGATGGTCGCAATATTGCCTGGAGAATCGGCCCATTGCCCAATTTGTATGCCGACCGTTCGATGCTAAAGCTTGCGCTGGTCAATCTCATTTCCAATGCTGTGAAATTCACACGGACACGCCCGCAAGCCGAAATTGAAATAGGATGTACGGCAAAGGAAGAGGATGGGGTTGTGGTGTTTATCCGGGACAACGGAGTTGGCTTTGATATGAAGTATGTCAACAAGCTATTTGGCGTATTTCAACGTCTTCACCAGTCTGATGCATTTGAAGGCACTGGCATAGGTCTGGCTACCGTGCAACGTATCATCCATCGTCACGGAGGCAGAGTCTGGGCTGAGGGCTTTGTGGATAGAGGTGCGACCTTTTTTTTCTCAGTTCCTGGCCAAAGGAGATAGAGATTATGGACATGTTAGGACGCATCTTGATGGTGGAGGACGACCCTAAGGACGTGGAGCTTACTCTGATGGCTCTGGACGAATACAAACTTGCTAATGAGGTTGTTGTCACTCGCGATGGGGAAGAGGCCCTGGACTATCTTTATTGCCGCGGAAACTTCAGTGCGCGTACCAGCGGGAATCCTGCTGTCCTGCTGCTCGATCTAAAGTTGCCTAAGGTTGACGGATTGGAGGTGCTGCAGCAGATCAAGTCTGATGAGAAGCTGAGAATGATTCCCGTGGTGGTGCTGACCTCGTCGCGTGAGGAAAAAGACATGGTGGCGAGCTATAGACATAGTGTGAACGCCTATGTAGTAAAACCAGTTGATTTTCACGAGTTTGTCAATGCCATCAAGGAGCTCGGGATCTTTTGGGCGATTGTCAATGAGCCGCCACCGGGAAGCATAAAAAGGAATTAGCGGATTCGAGAGTTGAAAGATCGGAGATGACTGTGAAATCTCCCTTGAGCATTCTGTATCTTGAAGATGATCCCAGCGACGCAGGACTTGTTCAGGCACTGCTCGAGTCAGAGGGTGTCGCTTGTTGTGTAACCCGTGTTGAGACTCAGGTTGATTTCCAGGCTTCACTTGAACAGGGCGGGTTTGACCTGATCCTGGGAGATTACACCCTTCCCTCCTTCGACGGCATTTCGGCATTGAAGATCGCAGTGGAGAAGCGCCCGGAAGTGCCGTTTATCTTTGTTTCTGGAACCCTGGGCGAGGAAGTGGCGATCGAAGCGCTCAAGATCGGGGCAACAGACTATATTCTCAAGTCTCGACTGTCGAGGATACTGCCCTCAGTGCAAAGAGCATTACGCGAAGGCCAGGAAAGAGCCGAGCGTAAGTCTGCAGAGGAGGCGCTGCGACGGAGTAAGGCTTACTTAGCTGAAGCGCAGCGACTGAGCCACACAGGCAGCTTCGGCTGGGATGTTTCCAGCGGAGAGATCTACTGGTCTCAAGAGACCTTTCGGATATTTGGATACGATCCAGCATCCGGGATTACGATTGAAAAAATAGTGCAACGAACTCACCCGGAAGACAGAGGGGCGGTGCAGCAATTAATCGAACGCGTTTCACGCGAGAGGGAGGAGTTCGATATTGAGCATCGGTTGCTGCTGCCTGATGGATCCGTCAGATACCTACGAGTCGTGGGTCATCCCTCAAGAAACGAGTCGGGCAACTTTGAGTTTGTGGGAGCGGTCACGGACATCACCGAGCGCAAGCAGGCAGAAGAAGAGTTGCGTCGAAGCGAGAGTTATCTGGCGGAAGCACAGAGGCTTTGCCA encodes:
- a CDS encoding sensor histidine kinase, whose protein sequence is MRKTLPWMLRYGLAVASVATALGVALLLHHFQFRGRELSLFLFAVAITAWNAGVGPAVVSIVLSTASFDYFFVPPLYSFYFTFSDLPSLIILVLIAALVTRFSSLRHRVEADLRQARDELQIEVEERTQQASLLNLTHDTIFVRDMSDIITYWNRGAEELYGWTAEEAIGKNSHQLLQTEFPIPIEDVRAELLRTRRWEGELRKTKANGFRVVVASRWSLRRDEQGRAVAILETNNDISDRKRREEEIRQLNDELAKRTTDLEAINKELEAFAYSVSHDLRAPLRHVAGYTELLQKNSSSVLDEKSHRYMATILEAAKKMGNLIDDLLAFSRIGRTETRETTVSLEELVKEVLGEVQEETDGRNIAWRIGPLPNLYADRSMLKLALVNLISNAVKFTRTRPQAEIEIGCTAKEEDGVVVFIRDNGVGFDMKYVNKLFGVFQRLHQSDAFEGTGIGLATVQRIIHRHGGRVWAEGFVDRGATFFFSVPGQRR
- a CDS encoding response regulator; translation: MDMLGRILMVEDDPKDVELTLMALDEYKLANEVVVTRDGEEALDYLYCRGNFSARTSGNPAVLLLDLKLPKVDGLEVLQQIKSDEKLRMIPVVVLTSSREEKDMVASYRHSVNAYVVKPVDFHEFVNAIKELGIFWAIVNEPPPGSIKRN
- the crcB gene encoding fluoride efflux transporter CrcB, which translates into the protein MRQIIMTYLWIALGSALGGVLRYAITRATLNIDNGFPYGTVLINIIGCFVIGFFGTLTLHGDRYSVPDHIRLFVMVGICGGFTTFSSFSLQTFDLMRSGAWGRALANVVASVVLCFLSVAAGHMAAHRAVAREEIAQNRVEEYTG
- a CDS encoding TonB C-terminal domain-containing protein, with the protein product MPTLETPPNPAPPSPPVKVRSSRYGDLEEHELIHLLDTLDDERSRARFREAVYISIIIWLAIAWFVLYGPQVIFHQPRLINPADVLRERDKQQLTYLDMPNDVSKALPKKPSNVISDKDRVQQTAKPTLDKKTLEQLQAMRRAGEPSPAPSAPAPQPAQQQSQQQAEQPSAPQPLPQHPPQQQPIVDAPRPAPTRPNFGSQTQSAGDAIRQAAEQAARSRGQGGDFGANAPVAHGGLNTGVEVLSDTMGVDFAPYLRRILGDIRRTWVPLIPEEARPPLNKQGETLIRFTILPDGRIGEMHLEASTHDQAIDRAAWGGITGVGQFPPLPSNFKGPNLELRIAFLVNKNPE
- the miaA gene encoding tRNA (adenosine(37)-N6)-dimethylallyltransferase MiaA → MVKHRSHGRDEVPLIVLVGPTASGKTALALRLAEEFDGEIVSCDSVAVYREMEIGTAKPTHEERAMVPHHMIDVAWPDEPVTAGDYSRQAREALRGIAERGHLPIVAGGTGLYLRALIDGLFPAPPQKPGQRERLREIAAKRGPAYLHRMLRRLDRAAAEAIHENDVPKVVRAIEVSLAADEPLTEQWQKGRDELKGYRILRLGLNPPRQRLYERINQRAAAMFDRGLVEEIERLIERYGAECRSLGSLGYAEAAQVLRRELSREDAVARAQQGHRNYAKRQLTWFRREREMHWLNGCGGDDEVLAEARALVAAHLDKGERDLDLREATGRLQ
- a CDS encoding glycine C-acetyltransferase; translation: MTTSAATRPQLAHLTAQLNDLRQRGTYFRLRVLEDEQGPVCTYDGKKVINLASNNYLGLCDHPKLREAAIAATEKFGVGSGAVRTIAGTMRIHMELEEKIAAFKGVEACVVFQSGFTANAGTVSSILGKEDFIISDELNHASIIDGARLSRAKIKVFRHKDVAHAEEILKEIQNEPGRKLVITDGVFSMDGDIGPVDKLCDVCDKYGAIMMVDDAHASGVLGRNGRGSVDHFGCTSRVDVQVGTLSKAIGALGGYVCGSRDLIEYLYHRARPFLFSTSHPPSVAASCIAAFDLLETEPERIERLWSNTRYFKEQLTATGFDTGGRTTPASETPITPIIIGDGRKTMEFSKTLFDAGVMATGIAFPTVPEGKARIRTIMTSEHNREQIDRALETLTTVARKMAILN
- a CDS encoding ester cyclase is translated as MSEQANKALARRWFEEVWNQGRESTIDELFHPQGKAYGFPEPESVLHGPGDFKTIHRQFHGAFSGIHIDIDDLIAEGDRVAIRWTCTMTHNGDALGFPASGKKTTLGGSSFITCRDGKLIDGWNFMDLTKMTLQLQGK